The Amycolatopsis sp. DG1A-15b genome window below encodes:
- a CDS encoding type VII secretion target: MTAPGFEVEPDDLVAHASHVESLVDRLNTASSAADTAMSDHAYGLLCAFLPPIIRPTGEQAKDALTASVEGVRGLADNVTSAAKSYREGEEGNAQPFERQLASSSRTEEKVRS; the protein is encoded by the coding sequence ATGACGGCCCCCGGCTTCGAGGTCGAACCGGATGACCTGGTCGCGCACGCGAGTCACGTCGAGAGCCTGGTGGACCGGCTCAACACGGCGAGCTCGGCGGCCGACACGGCGATGTCCGACCACGCCTACGGACTGCTGTGCGCGTTTCTCCCGCCGATCATCCGGCCGACGGGTGAGCAGGCGAAGGACGCGCTGACGGCGTCGGTGGAAGGCGTGCGCGGGCTGGCCGACAATGTCACGTCCGCCGCGAAGTCCTACCGGGAAGGCGAAGAGGGCAACGCGCAGCCGTTCGAGCGTCAGCTCGCGTCGTCTTCGCGCACGGAAGAGAAGGTGCGGTCATGA
- a CDS encoding YbaB/EbfC family nucleoid-associated protein: MTGPNGLGDLMRDPDETIRRMDDWAAGFAAKAQRYQAAQEQTERLRLTATSSDGAVSVTVGADGTVTDLTFSNKVKSFPLEELSRQILTTMRRAQSGIADRVAGVMAEQLGDEDRETRGALLDSLRGRFPDPDEPDEQPPVPPAPVPPAPTGGAAVPPAPGTPPTPPRRPAAADDEDNNPW, from the coding sequence ATGACCGGGCCCAACGGGCTGGGTGACCTGATGCGGGACCCCGACGAGACGATCCGCCGGATGGACGACTGGGCGGCCGGGTTCGCGGCGAAGGCGCAGCGCTACCAGGCGGCGCAGGAGCAGACCGAACGGCTGCGGCTGACCGCGACCAGCTCCGACGGCGCGGTCAGCGTGACCGTCGGCGCGGACGGCACCGTCACCGACCTGACGTTCTCGAACAAGGTCAAGTCGTTCCCCCTCGAAGAGCTGTCGCGGCAGATCCTGACGACGATGCGCCGGGCGCAGTCCGGCATCGCCGACCGCGTCGCCGGCGTGATGGCCGAGCAGCTCGGCGACGAGGACCGGGAAACCCGCGGCGCGCTGCTCGACTCCCTGCGCGGCCGGTTCCCCGATCCGGACGAACCGGACGAGCAGCCGCCCGTCCCGCCCGCTCCGGTGCCGCCGGCCCCCACGGGTGGCGCGGCCGTGCCGCCCGCCCCCGGAACCCCGCCGACGCCGCCGCGCCGGCCCGCCGCTGCTGATGATGAGGACAACAATCCGTGGTGA
- a CDS encoding DUF6531 domain-containing protein has protein sequence MVNPLVAETKDSTKAYSGISLLESANDLKSAIESGDWASVALGSVGTALDALSMAMDPFGAILAAGVGWLMEHVGPLKEALNGLTGNADEIAAQSETWKNVATELGSIGEDLTGMVKADTVSWTGNAADTYRQRAQDTVTLLETAQKGCEGASSGVKTAGEVVAAVRALVRDIIAELVGHLISWALQVLFTLGIGLTWVVPQVINAVAKTASKIADLVKRLVTALKALVPLLKRAGDLFADAAKALRNIKPGKAAPPPKHADIKSGPKDIGGPKGKGGPDAPPPKTDPPPKGDDSTTASGAKGGPDAPPKTDPAPAPKGPDDPPKSPDPTPNGSTTPSGAGKGGGGKSPDTTSPSSNKPDTPRDRGVGADDRVCKSDPIDVATGEMVLAQADVDFPGPLALVLERTHVSSYRAGRLFGASWASTVDQRLELDDEHACYFSPDGMILVYPLPVRGADPVFPLEGPRWTLAIDEETGAYVLDDPAQRRTLTFAAPSGPAPARGVRVLPLTGIEGGDGRTIAVTHDGDGRPVSWRHSDGYRVDLRIQGGRLRELTVVDAAGTLTVPVTSFDYDDRGRLAAVVNSSGRPMRFDYDTDGRITGWQDRNGAWYRYVYDQAGRCVRTVGDQGYLDGSFAYEPGVTRHTDSLGHTSTFELNALNQVVRETDPLGAVTEYVHDRYDRLLSRTDPLGRTTTYTYDAFGRPTTVTRPDGSTVDLNVDPAQPLFASFTDGERTWNREYAGELGEGVPDLATEQIGVAGEFDYERLLEQPEDGGEDHRDLFGRPRVRTDVFGGQVRFDWTVEGLRAARTGRTGEREQWRYDAEGNEIEHVDPVGAVERAEYGPFGLRTASVDATGARTVYGYDTELRLTSVTNPLGLTWHYRYDAAGRLVEERDFDGRVLRFTYDAAGQLVRSVNGLGEAVDYTHDALGNVVRRQTPTGITTYAYDPMGRLVRATGDDVVLEFERDADGRVLRETVDGRSVLFSYADDGTVLARRTPSGVDSHWTQDAAGHPAALAFAGHAVRFQHDAAGRELRRSVDGALELAQTFDAGDRLTGQVVATPGAGTVQQRRYEYRADGSLAAVTDALTGVTQYRYDAAGRVVEVAAADHRENFRYDAAGNLTETAVDGPWPVDAEVGSRGYAANTLTGAGAVAYAHDAQGRLVARHVQIPGGVLTWTFTWDAVDRLIGVRTPDGTQWRYRYDPLGRRIAKLRLTADARVAERVDFVWADTQLVEQVHTDAEGRRRVLTWERHPGDDRPLVQAELVDGTRRLQAVVTDQIGAPAELVAPGGTLTWRARSGLWGKVVTAGGTPLRFPGQYADPETGLHYNVYRYYDPVTGRYLSQDPLGLGPAPNPAGYVPNPLVGADPLGLMLTAPCGKPLSGGAGGSRPPKRPGGGHGPGQLGQPSKKPKTSGSGPGRSTKQGGGTQGGRWDGDRPYGKGDSNNARNPPQKGHLTDVEDLNKAATNKQLTPELQKYLADNGINPKAKWVKGHLENDNIGGPGTSSNMTPLTTKANSAHKNGIENSVKELIGRANSDAWKREGLDGIGIKYHVEVSPDVKFPNSKNPFEQSIRDHLVIKAEYTGIDQAALDKMARNGMSKLPELPPVGTKMDTVTGVFTTPDGKVWTKGTKGQDFSGQGLVWNGR, from the coding sequence GTGGTGAATCCGCTGGTCGCGGAGACGAAGGATTCCACGAAGGCGTATTCGGGCATTTCGCTGCTGGAGTCGGCGAACGACCTGAAGTCGGCCATCGAGAGCGGGGACTGGGCGTCGGTCGCGCTGGGTTCGGTCGGGACGGCGCTGGACGCGTTGTCGATGGCGATGGACCCGTTCGGCGCGATCCTCGCCGCCGGGGTCGGCTGGCTCATGGAACACGTCGGCCCGCTCAAGGAAGCCCTGAACGGCCTCACCGGCAACGCCGACGAGATCGCGGCGCAATCCGAGACGTGGAAGAACGTCGCCACCGAGCTCGGCAGCATCGGCGAAGACCTCACCGGCATGGTGAAGGCCGACACCGTGTCCTGGACCGGGAACGCCGCGGACACCTACCGCCAGCGCGCGCAGGACACCGTGACGCTCCTGGAAACCGCGCAGAAGGGCTGTGAAGGCGCTTCCAGCGGGGTGAAAACCGCCGGTGAGGTCGTCGCCGCGGTCCGCGCCCTGGTCCGGGACATCATCGCCGAACTGGTCGGGCACCTGATCAGCTGGGCGCTGCAGGTGCTGTTCACCCTCGGCATCGGCCTGACCTGGGTCGTGCCGCAGGTGATCAACGCGGTCGCGAAGACCGCGTCGAAGATCGCCGACCTGGTCAAGCGGCTGGTGACGGCGTTGAAGGCGCTGGTTCCGCTGCTGAAGCGGGCGGGTGATCTGTTCGCGGACGCGGCGAAGGCGTTGCGCAACATCAAGCCGGGTAAGGCCGCGCCGCCGCCGAAGCACGCCGACATCAAGAGCGGTCCCAAGGACATCGGTGGTCCCAAGGGCAAGGGCGGCCCGGACGCACCGCCCCCGAAGACCGACCCGCCGCCCAAGGGCGACGACAGCACCACCGCGTCCGGAGCCAAAGGCGGCCCCGACGCACCGCCCAAGACCGACCCGGCCCCGGCCCCGAAGGGACCCGACGACCCCCCGAAGAGCCCCGACCCGACCCCGAACGGCTCGACCACGCCCTCGGGCGCGGGCAAGGGCGGCGGCGGCAAGAGCCCCGACACCACGAGCCCCTCGTCGAACAAGCCGGACACCCCGCGCGATCGCGGGGTCGGCGCCGACGACCGGGTCTGCAAGTCCGACCCGATCGACGTCGCGACCGGCGAGATGGTGCTCGCCCAGGCGGACGTCGACTTCCCGGGGCCGCTGGCGCTCGTGCTGGAGCGCACCCACGTGTCCTCCTACCGCGCGGGCAGGCTGTTCGGCGCCTCTTGGGCGTCCACAGTGGACCAGCGACTGGAGCTGGACGACGAGCACGCCTGCTACTTCTCCCCGGACGGGATGATCCTCGTCTACCCCCTGCCGGTGCGCGGGGCCGATCCGGTGTTCCCGCTCGAGGGGCCGCGCTGGACGCTGGCGATCGACGAGGAGACCGGCGCCTACGTCCTGGACGACCCGGCGCAGCGGCGGACCCTGACCTTCGCCGCGCCGTCCGGGCCCGCCCCGGCGCGGGGCGTGCGCGTCCTGCCGCTGACCGGGATCGAAGGCGGGGACGGGCGCACGATCGCCGTCACCCACGACGGGGACGGCCGGCCGGTTTCCTGGCGCCATTCCGACGGGTACCGCGTCGACCTGCGCATCCAAGGCGGCCGCCTGCGCGAGCTGACGGTCGTCGACGCCGCCGGGACGTTGACCGTGCCGGTCACCTCGTTCGACTACGACGACCGCGGCCGGCTCGCCGCCGTCGTGAACTCGTCGGGCCGCCCGATGCGGTTCGACTACGACACCGACGGCCGGATCACCGGCTGGCAGGACCGCAACGGCGCCTGGTACCGCTACGTCTACGACCAGGCGGGCCGCTGCGTCCGCACCGTCGGCGACCAGGGCTACCTGGACGGGAGCTTCGCGTACGAGCCCGGCGTCACCCGGCACACCGACTCCCTGGGCCACACCTCGACGTTCGAGCTGAACGCGCTGAACCAGGTGGTGCGCGAGACCGACCCGCTGGGCGCGGTGACCGAATACGTCCACGACCGGTACGACCGGCTGCTTTCGCGCACCGACCCGCTGGGCCGCACGACGACCTACACCTACGACGCCTTCGGCAGGCCCACCACGGTCACCCGGCCCGACGGGTCCACCGTGGACCTCAACGTGGACCCCGCCCAGCCGCTGTTCGCCAGCTTCACCGACGGCGAGCGGACGTGGAACCGGGAGTACGCGGGCGAACTCGGCGAAGGCGTGCCCGACCTGGCCACCGAGCAGATCGGGGTCGCGGGCGAGTTCGACTACGAGCGGCTGCTCGAGCAGCCGGAGGACGGCGGCGAGGACCACCGCGACCTGTTCGGCAGGCCGCGGGTGCGCACCGACGTCTTCGGCGGCCAGGTGCGCTTCGACTGGACGGTGGAAGGCCTGCGCGCCGCGCGCACCGGCCGGACCGGCGAACGCGAGCAGTGGCGCTACGACGCCGAAGGCAACGAGATCGAGCACGTCGACCCGGTGGGGGCGGTCGAGCGCGCCGAATACGGCCCGTTCGGGCTGCGGACCGCGAGCGTCGACGCCACCGGCGCCCGCACGGTGTACGGCTACGACACCGAGCTGCGCCTGACCTCCGTCACCAACCCCCTCGGCCTGACCTGGCACTACCGGTACGACGCGGCGGGCAGGCTGGTCGAGGAACGCGACTTCGACGGCCGGGTGCTGCGGTTCACCTACGACGCGGCCGGGCAGCTGGTGCGGTCGGTCAACGGGCTCGGCGAAGCGGTCGACTACACCCACGACGCGCTCGGCAACGTCGTCCGGCGGCAGACGCCGACCGGGATCACCACGTACGCCTACGACCCCATGGGCCGGCTCGTGCGGGCGACCGGCGACGACGTCGTGCTCGAGTTCGAGCGGGACGCGGACGGCCGGGTGCTGCGGGAGACCGTCGACGGACGCAGCGTCCTGTTCTCCTACGCCGACGACGGGACCGTGCTCGCGCGGCGCACACCGTCCGGAGTGGACAGCCACTGGACGCAGGACGCGGCGGGGCACCCGGCGGCGCTCGCCTTCGCCGGGCACGCGGTCCGGTTCCAGCACGACGCGGCCGGCCGCGAGCTGCGCCGCTCGGTGGACGGCGCGCTGGAGCTGGCCCAGACGTTCGACGCGGGCGACCGGCTGACCGGCCAGGTCGTCGCCACCCCCGGCGCCGGGACCGTGCAGCAGCGGCGGTACGAGTACCGCGCGGACGGCTCGCTCGCCGCGGTCACGGACGCGCTGACCGGCGTCACGCAGTACCGCTACGACGCGGCCGGGCGGGTCGTCGAGGTCGCGGCCGCCGACCACCGCGAGAACTTCCGCTACGACGCGGCGGGCAACCTCACCGAGACCGCGGTGGACGGGCCCTGGCCGGTCGACGCGGAGGTGGGCTCCCGCGGCTACGCCGCCAACACCCTGACCGGCGCGGGCGCGGTGGCGTACGCCCACGACGCGCAGGGCCGGCTGGTCGCCCGGCACGTGCAGATCCCCGGTGGCGTCCTGACCTGGACGTTCACCTGGGACGCGGTCGACCGGCTGATCGGCGTGCGCACCCCGGACGGCACCCAGTGGCGCTACCGCTACGACCCGCTCGGCCGCCGGATCGCGAAGCTGCGGCTGACCGCCGACGCCCGCGTCGCCGAGCGCGTCGACTTCGTGTGGGCCGACACGCAGCTCGTCGAGCAGGTGCACACCGACGCCGAGGGCCGGCGGCGGGTGCTGACCTGGGAGCGGCACCCCGGGGACGACCGGCCGCTCGTCCAGGCCGAGCTGGTGGACGGCACCCGGCGGCTGCAGGCCGTGGTCACCGACCAGATCGGCGCGCCCGCGGAGCTGGTGGCGCCCGGTGGCACGCTGACCTGGCGGGCGCGGTCGGGCCTGTGGGGCAAGGTCGTCACGGCCGGGGGCACGCCGCTGCGGTTCCCCGGGCAGTACGCCGACCCCGAGACCGGCCTGCACTACAACGTCTACCGCTACTACGACCCGGTCACCGGGCGGTACCTCAGCCAGGACCCGCTGGGCCTCGGCCCGGCGCCGAACCCGGCGGGCTACGTGCCGAACCCGCTGGTCGGCGCCGACCCGCTGGGCCTGATGCTGACGGCGCCGTGCGGCAAGCCGCTCAGCGGCGGCGCGGGCGGCTCGCGGCCGCCGAAGCGACCGGGCGGCGGGCACGGCCCGGGACAGCTCGGCCAGCCGTCGAAGAAGCCGAAGACGTCCGGGTCGGGGCCGGGCCGCAGCACGAAGCAGGGCGGCGGGACCCAGGGCGGCCGCTGGGACGGCGACCGCCCGTACGGCAAGGGCGACTCCAACAACGCCCGGAACCCGCCGCAGAAGGGGCACCTCACCGACGTCGAGGACCTCAACAAGGCGGCCACGAACAAGCAGCTCACGCCCGAACTGCAGAAGTACCTGGCCGACAACGGCATCAACCCGAAGGCGAAGTGGGTCAAGGGACACCTGGAGAACGACAACATCGGCGGGCCGGGCACGTCGAGCAACATGACGCCGCTGACCACCAAGGCCAACAGCGCGCACAAGAACGGCATCGAAAACAGCGTCAAGGAACTGATCGGCCGGGCGAACAGCGACGCCTGGAAGCGGGAGGGGCTCGACGGGATCGGCATCAAGTACCACGTGGAGGTCAGCCCCGACGTCAAGTTCCCGAACTCGAAGAACCCGTTCGAGCAGTCGATCCGCGACCACCTGGTGATCAAGGCCGAGTACACCGGCATCGACCAGGCGGCCCTGGACAAGATGGCCCGCAACGGCATGTCGAAGCTGCCCGAGCTGCCGCCGGTCGGCACGAAGATGGACACGGTCACGGGCGTGTTCACCACGCCGGACGGCAAGGTGTGGACGAAGGGGACGAAGGGACAGGACTTCAGCGGACAGGGTCTGGTCTGGAACGGCCGCTGA